The Coffea arabica cultivar ET-39 chromosome 2c, Coffea Arabica ET-39 HiFi, whole genome shotgun sequence genome includes the window tagttcaaaacatgagatgttgtgttgtatattttgaaaccataagggacttttctgtgtattaggcttACTACaggggtttttttgtttttaacccaaaattaaattttgttataATTTGAGAACCACTAGGCATTTTgcccttaatttttttttcaaccactTGTGGCTTGTTTGGCAAATGAAAAATTTGTCACATTTGAGAAAaacaatttctttgaatttttaaaaaaagtacccaacaaatatacatgtaaaaaaaaaaacccccacTACCCTTCACCCCCATTCTTCACCACATTTATCCCTCAGGACCGCTTATAATCTCTTCTGTTATTATTCTCTCCTAGCCACTCTATCATGCATCTCTCTTCCCATTTTCTTCTCATCctatcaccattttcttccgcATTCCAAATTGGGCGGTGACAGGTCTAGACTAGATCAGCCACCACCTCCCccttctttcatttttcctttctcttctccCTTTTCACTATCCCTTCTCTCCCACTCTCGATATGGACTAGAAAACGGATGAGCAGTAGCAGGGAAAAAAGGAAGGGATGGAGGAGAATGTAGTGATAGGATAGAAAAAAGAGTAAGAAAGGAGATAATAGGTGACAAATGAGGAGGTGGTGTGTGCTAACGTGGTGATGATCGATGGCAAGGATAGATAGTGCATGGAGGGTAAAGGAGTTTTATAACCATCTTCCAGACactctaaaagaaaaaaaattattaaaattctacgctaaattacagtaaaattttagacaaatattaaaaaaaaatccgtTTGTCAAGCAAAGCCTACATTGCTAGGtgtcaaaaagaagaaaagtatgGGATCAATACAACTAATTTACAACTCAACAATTTCATCTTTGGAATAGGTTTATGTTTGAAAGGTCATTTCCCCGTGTAGGTAATTCAACCACTTGAAGAATTTTGATGTGCGGTGTGGAAGAAATGAGGGGACCAAGAGTTAAAACTTATGAAGAATGAGGAATGAAATTGCAATTTTTGCAGTTTGCATTTTCTATCTACACTTGAGAATCGGAATTGGGACGTAAACTTTACATATTGCAGTACAGGCTGTATGTATCAAGGATCACGTAGCAATACGTTGAATCCCAGCTCTACTCAAGCAAAGACGAAAAGGATTTGTCACCTAGATTCACATTCTTCAACTATCCCGCCCCACTTTCGCATCCGTTCTGATGCATGTGCTACCTGAgtttcaattttcaagtaaaaaaaaaagttagaaatGAGAATTGTTAATGTTATGTTGAATATATTTGTTCAGATTACAGCATCATTAGAAGGCTGGAAAATCGTAATTACCTCTTCATTCCAATCAGTTTTCCACACAACAAAGCAAAGGACTAAAGTTTGTAAAAAAGTTCCAAATATCATTCCCATCCATATTCCCTGAAATAAACAATCTGTAATTGAATTTTGTGGAGTTTAAATGATAAAGAACAAGGATagcaaaatttcatcaaactaGTAATACGTCACGTGATTTGTACGTGGATATATTTGTACAACATATATTTTCTCAAGctattttatttgcaaaattttattGATGACATGATATTAACTAAAAATCTGTGACATACGACAATAAGCAATTGCAAGTCGTACATGATATTTGTTGCATTAAAGAAAAAACTAAATGTTTATTATGCATTCCATCATTACAAAAGCTTTAAAGATAGAAGTTATTATATCTAAGTTGAGTATCTACAATTTTCTTAAATAGAATAAGTTGGAAGTCATGGCTTCTAAAATTAATGTAAGAATTCAAGAATCTCTCAAGTCTAAACTTATATATTTCTATTAAAAAAAACTTTGATGAGGCTAAAATAATACCTTACGATTCTCCAAGACTACTCTCTAGTAAGTTGAAGTTTCGAACCCAAACCTCCATTTGATTCACCAGCAAAATTAATTTCCAATTCCAATCCAACAATAGCTAACGTCTTCATAATTAAGCCTTCTTTTTCATGCACcttggaatatatatatatatttatagctTTATTCTTCAATAAATCTTGATTTAGGCCATTTCATAGGACATGAGTGATTCAATCAGTTATTAATACCTACCTATTTATTGCTCTCTTTTCTCATTTCAGGAATGATTGCTTGAGGAGTTTTAGAATATGATGcagttaaaaataaatatagaatATGATGTAGTACGGTAAACTTAATCTTCTGTCTTTTCATCAGCTGTGGATGactttttctcttctcattgtTCGCTATTTTTTTCTAGACCAATATGTATGACATGAAGCAAAATAGAgataaagaaaactaaaaccATAACAATGCTTACACTGAAATAGACCTAGACACGTGGTATTTCTACAATGGTAATAGATGGATAGATAAATAAGAATTATTCTTTAATTGGAGGATTTATTTCTATTCTTAGCAATAATAACAATTCcacacaaaaatgaaatttacaatgCATCtccttcaattttttgttttttttttgttttgggttgcaTTTTCTTTCGACAACTGTCTTATACAGTTATGTTTTTGCATCATAGTTTTGATAACTCCTATAAACATGGAATAATACTAATGAGCAAAAGAGAGTACAAAATCCTTAACTTGTTGATGAAGTACTTCTTGCATTTAAAGCATAATATATCCTTACCTGAACTCCTAATTTTGCGTTGTAACCTAGAAGATATCCAAGAGGAAGACCAATAACATAATAACAAGACATATTAATATAAGCCACCAGTCCTTGCCATCCTCCACCAACAGCCACACCTGCAGACCAATAACTCTTATTTTCCTGTTTTGGGCTTTTTAACATATTAAaaaaaggattaatctttcataAACTGACAGTGTACTATCAACGTTGAATGAATAACAAAtgtgcaaattttgaatttttaattCAACTTTTGTGCATATGTCATAGATCCAACGGTGATAGTGTacatactgtcagtgtatataaaatttactcttaaaAAAATAGTGGAAAGATAATACTATTAGTGTTATTTATGCCATTCTTGGCACCTGATATTACTGGCTGGACACTATTAAGCACAAGGGTTGCACCGAGAAGGTACGCCAAATCTGCAACAGCTTTCTGCATTTTCTCACTGCTGGTGAATAGAACAGCAAAATGGTTCTTGGCTGCCATTATAGCCACCATGCAGAGGATCCCAATAAGTAGAGATTGAGCTACAGTTACACAGACTGAATATTTAGCTCCTCTTGGATGTCCAGATCCTAGCTCGTTCGAAACACGAACACTGCAAATTTGTGAAGACATAGATGTGTTTTATATATGAATGCTAAGGTGTAATGATTCCTAAGACAATGCCAAGAACTTTTTACTGTGTTGGTAATCAATTGCAATTGTACCATTTAAGCCCAAAGCTTACCTTTTACCTGTTACAACTTTTTTTTAATAGTAATTACTAGCTTGACAATCTCACAAGGCAAAAGAATCAACCTAAAGTTGGTTAAGACgtaagagaggaaaaagagaattGAGTTATTAgctgtttttttaaaaaaaattaaattacctAATTGCTGCATTAATTCCAATGAATAGCATTCCTTCCCAACCATTCACGTTCATGCTAAATAAACACAGAATGACTAGTCAGGAGCATTCGTATAAGAGTAAAATTAAAAATGTAGAGAAAAAGCTGCGACAATTTGATCAAGTACCAAATAGATAGGGAGCCAACTGCTAGAATAGGGTCTCCAAGGTGTCCCGTGAGAACAATAATACTCATAAAATACCAAATTTCTAGGCAAAGCATCACTGCTGAGGCTACAGAAAGCTTTACGAAAGACCAAATCTCCTTGAAAGCTAACCAAGAAAGTCCCTTCCATGCATCTTGGcaccaacctacaatatatacAACCTGAGCCAAAGAAATTATCCAGCCAGAAACGTCATAAGCTACAGCTGCACCAGCCGTGCCCCATTTGAATACACTAATGAAGAGATAAAGAGCCCCAATGTGTATGATGAGGGCGACACAGCCAATCCACGCTAGAATCCCAACCTTACTCTGTGCTTGTAAGAACTTCTGGGTGGAAAAATTGATGGCTAGGGAAAACATCTGAGGAATAATTTGCATGGAAAATGTTCCAGCCATATCTGCAATATCATCTCTTTGGCCTAGGAGCTTTAAGATAGGTGTTGAATAAATGTAAAGTGGCATCAAGCTGAAACAGGCACCTATTAGGATTATCCAAGACCTTTGCATGTATATCCCAAGCATTTCTACTTGGCCAGCCCCAAATGCCTGCCCGCATAGTGTTTCCAGTGCACTGCTCATCCCAAACTGTAGATTCATTTAAAGATGAAAACCTGAGTAACTTGGCTTTTGTCTGCCATAAAACGtcacttttctctctctttctctctttccgtTTTATCTTGAGAAGAGACGGGACTTTGGTTGACTTTCATCAACATCAGTTCCCACCACCCCACTTAATGCATACCATATATAGGTTCATACTGTGTTTTTACCTGTTGTAAAGACCATTCTATCTGAAATATCGAATTAGTACAATCTTCGATAAATCCTATGGAGGTCTAAGTGGGAAGAAGAGAGGGAATCCTCTATAATGCTGggatttttttcccttcctATTCTGGGCTTGATCTTCTTTGCTTGAAATAGCTAATTCTAAATTCTCGAAGCTGAATGTTATTATTTGGGCGTTCTGTTTTTAGTTTATCTCTACTTctgacatacaaaagttgatCCGCAGAAAAATCTGTCAAAGTGCACGTATTAGGCTTTAATTTTCAAATCTTTTAAGAAAAAATCTCCTTCCATTTGTTGAATGGCTTCTTCAAGAATCAATCAAGTAATGGCAAAAAGATTGAAGAATACACAAATTCCCCATATCCTCCAAAATATCGACAAAAACTCTCTTTTATCTTAGTAAATACGTCAAAAATatatcagaaaaagaaaatttacatCGAGTGCTAAAAATATATGTAATTGAGAAGTCAAGGATTCAGAGGAACCTAACCAAGAAACCGAATGAGAGGTTGGCAATAACTGACAGAGAGATTGCGATTGCAGAGAGCTCCACATCCCCAATATGCCCAACAAAAATATTAGTGAATGAATTTATTCCATAGTTACAGAGAATGTTGAAAACAATTGGACCAGCTATAGACCAAAGTTTCAAAGATTCAACATAACATATATTCATTGCATCCTCAAATCGACGAACTGGAGGATAATCTCCTCCTGTCTCACCATTAACTAACACGGCGGAGGGGGCCTCATGGAGAACAACCTCTTGGGAGGAGGGACCCTTAGGGAGTATTGGTGACTCGATATCCAATACGTGCATGGACTTGGGTGATGATTCTTCAGAGGGTAAGCCATTGCTGCCCTCTTCTTTAGCATTCTGTTTATGTTCCTCAATCTTTGCACTTTCTAAAAGACCTACAGGTTTTCGTGGAAGAATACGAATATAACGTTGAAAACATGAAGAATTTTGTTGTTCTTTCCTGTTCTTTCACCGGACAAAGCTTTGTTATGCATTTCTTGGAAGTCTCTGTCATACTCCTCAGCTATTAAGTAGGCCATTTTGACAAGTGGCATTTTTGTTTACAAGAATTTTGCAAATTTCACGGTTCTAAATCGAGACTCACTTGCAtaattggataaaataaaaataggggataatttcagaaacctcccccgaGGTTTTCGACAATTTCACTCGACTCCCTTGAGGTTTACATAATTACAGAGATCTTCCTTATTGTGATAAAAAGACAATAATGCTCTTTATTAATTGTCAACTCATTGAAAAATTCTATCAAATATTAAAACCCTCTCATCAATtattaaccaataattcaaaccacagttttttctatttaactatcttttctttttctcatataTCTGTTTTTCTTTCAAACTCATTTATCTATTATTATCAACCAAATGTGTACTGTCGCTACTTATAAAATCACCATACACTCTAAACCACCAATACTTATATATCGTACTATCTATTCCCAATTCTTGATTTTCCATTATTAGTAAATGGTTTCCTTGCGCCcatttttgtttccaatttttgataggtattagcaaattgaaattaTCAAATGGCAAATTGAGTGCTAATTTCATTATCAAATTAGATGGATATGAAGATAGTGACAGtgataagaaataaaaattaaggataagaaGTGGAATAGGAACTAAATATAAGTTATACTATTATGGTTATCATGAAAAAAAGTGTTCTTGGTATATATTTATAACTACATTGTGTTTCTATTTTTGATTTACAATTATTGATATTATTTCTATAGagagaatttgattgattttgaactcTGTGCCAATGGAATATATTGGATATTGATATTAGTTGTGATGATTTAGATTATTTTATATTAAAAAGATGGCAGTCATGGAATTGAAATTTAAGAATATTGATGAATATTGTAGTATATTAAGTAAAATCTAATATTGTTATGAAATTGTAGGTAAGTTTTTGGATATATGATGTAACGTTTATAGCTGATAAAATGGTCTGCATCGAAAATTTTTAGGTAAAAGAGAAACAGTAGAACaaagataagtgtttatttaatGATAATTTAGATGTTAATAAGTAGGTAATAATGGTAGGAAATAAAGATAAATGAAATAGAGACTGTAAACCATCTTTTTCTTTACATTTTTGTTGTTAATTATAACTCAAGGGTATTATAGAAATTTTGGGAAAAAGTACAGCCTTTTTGGTCTAAAAtattacttaaatagtgaaaataggGGAGGTAAGTATAATTTTTAGAACCTGAGGGGAGCTTTCTGCAATTGTtaaaaatctcaggggaggtacgtgaaattaaccctaaaaatagAGTAGAAGTCCAAACGCTTCGGATGTATAGTGATCAGTATAATGTGGCATCCAGCCAATCACGGTGAAAAGGGACAGTAGAGAACAGCCATGCCCTAACCTCTGCACCGACTATAACTTCTCCTTTTTTATAATGATGATAATGATTATTAGGAGGACGACTTGGTCCATCAGTGGTAAGCATCACTTAATCTATGGAATAAAGACTACAATGATGAGTTTTGGGTATGAAATGTCCAACACCCTTTGTACCTTTTCATTATCGCTCTcctccttttcatttttcaactgTTTAATTGTATGTCCATGCCATTTGCAAGGAGCCCTGAATGGCCGACCTTCAGAGGCAGATTATTTGATTGACATTTTTTTCGGTTGAACAACAAATGagaaagaaaatgagtaaaGATATCAAAGTTCAAGAGAAAACAGACTCACCATTGaactcaaaaaaaataatttgcatttcttcttttctctttgaatGTAGCAATATTTCTCCCATTGGTAATTCGAGAGAAAGAACTTGACAAGATCTACACTTTTAAGAGGCAAAAGAACGGAACTTCTAGTGATAGTTTACCTCATCAAAATTTAAAGCTTTCTGAAGAGGCTAGGCCTCGTAGAACTCATACGGATGACCGCGAATCCTTGGAATTCATGGAAAGCTGGCCATTATCATCTGAAATCCCACCATCATCATTGTATACCTTGCTGCTGGAATCAACACCTACACCGTGAAATGACTCCCCAGATACTAATGCTTGAAGTAATTTTGGTGGTGGTGGGACTGTTACTTCAACTACTCCTTCCAGCATTTTTACCACCATTCCCATTGTTGGCCTAATTGATTCATCATCCTGGATGCACCAGACTGCTACCAGAGCTGCACGCTGCGCCTCTGCTGTGTTGTATATGTTGCCAAGCCTCACATCAACCACGGCAGCCACATTACCTTCTATAATTTCACGAGCTGCCCAAGGTGGAAAAAACCATTTTTCTGTTCCAACCCCTTCACCGCCACCAGCTGAAGGTGGCCCCTCTACATTTCGCCTGCCACCTAGCAATTCCAGTAAAGTCATGCCATAGCTATATACATCTGCTTTGGTGGTGATCGCCACACCAGAGATCCACTCAGGTGCAACATATCCCCACGTTCCTCTCATGGTGGCTAACACTCTACTGAAGTCCCTACCAATAAGCTTTGCCAACCCAAAATCTGACACTTTTGCTGAGAAATCTTCATCTAACAAAATGTTCTCCGGCTTAATATCACAATGTATTATACAATTTCGACATTCCTCGTGCAAATAAGCAATGCCTCTTGCAGTACCGATCGCTATACGAAATCTGGCATCCCAACTCAAGTTCTTACCATCCCGCTTCAGATACACACTGAGAGGACCATTTGGCATGAAATCATAGACTAGCAGCCTATGAGAATTTTCAG containing:
- the LOC140036053 gene encoding protein DETOXIFICATION 34-like encodes the protein MHVLDIESPILPKGPSSQEVVLHEAPSAVLVNGETGGDYPPVRRFEDAMNICYVESLKLWSIAGPIVFNILCNYGINSFTNIFVGHIGDVELSAIAISLSVIANLSFGFLFGMSSALETLCGQAFGAGQVEMLGIYMQRSWIILIGACFSLMPLYIYSTPILKLLGQRDDIADMAGTFSMQIIPQMFSLAINFSTQKFLQAQSKVGILAWIGCVALIIHIGALYLFISVFKWGTAGAAVAYDVSGWIISLAQVVYIVGWCQDAWKGLSWLAFKEIWSFVKLSVASAVMLCLEIWYFMSIIVLTGHLGDPILAVGSLSICMNVNGWEGMLFIGINAAISVRVSNELGSGHPRGAKYSVCVTVAQSLLIGILCMVAIMAAKNHFAVLFTSSEKMQKAVADLAYLLGATLVLNSVQPVISGVAVGGGWQGLVAYINMSCYYVIGLPLGYLLGYNAKLGVQGIWMGMIFGTFLQTLVLCFVVWKTDWNEEVAHASERMRKWGGIVEECESR